A genomic window from Aethina tumida isolate Nest 87 chromosome 4, icAetTumi1.1, whole genome shotgun sequence includes:
- the LOC109596360 gene encoding exostosin-3 → MLISEHQRDFCHWLAHMRMSRIVILVIAVLIFTPVIMHFYLSRIERSNTNSASLLSHIDVSDDFNFNQNFDLKVGVEELIRIRGSVLSELRDMEQKRQKLLQDMQSYTKTIDELKQEIIHQQTTLNRLKISVEQAQVAQMEALQQNTPDLALPKKLTANILPENLPPLPAGLSRNCRMFSCFDHSRCSLTSGFPVYLYDPDQYPVMNYGWDVDGFLKTTLKQTLGYNPHLTTDPKEACVFLVLVGEALRDTDDVSDNVGNHLNLPPLDSAALKRLPYWGGDGRNHVLLNLARRDLTAASGDIFSNIDTGRAILVQSTFTYKNFRPDFDLVVSPVLGPPGGDVWQECAPMVPSRRKYLLTFQGEMKSHGSVPTNVYGPDDSDMAKENLELDKFILEHLKDLEKTNTSDKFLFEFECVLASDDNTNTAPQDWALCGTDSSRRAILKESTFVLIFAPGTPELITTTLLEARIYEALRAAAIPVIVGGDQVTLAYNEVIQWRRVAIFLPRARITELHFLLRAIPDEDVILFRKQGRLVWEKYLASVQSTLDTIVAVLRNRLNIPAIPAETVAATSVFNETFQPILVSVAVDTEQEESLGPLELPYNSPAYRRNYSLMLTQGHEIWNDWGDPFRLYAATPMDPILPSDAKFMGSGRGFRPIGQGSGGAGKEFSEALGGNNPREQFTVLLLTYEREQVLIDSIARLRGLPYLNSVVVVWNSPRPPSPELRWPDIGAPVHIVKAARNSLNNRFLPLDILNTEAILSVDDDAHLRHDEILFGFRVWREHRSRIVGFPGRYHAWDVNTKNSWLYNSNYSCELSMVLTGAAFLHRHYLHLYWKYLPQAIRDKVDEYMNCEDIAMNFLVSHITRQPPVKVTSRWTFRCPGCPQSLSEDDTHFQERHKCINFFSQVFGYTPLLNTQFRADSILFKTRIPHDKQKCFKFI, encoded by the exons ATGCTCATATCAGAGCACCAACGCGATTTTTGCCACTGGCTGGCACATATGAGAATGTCCAGAATTGTGATTTTAGTGATCGCAGTGTTAATATTCACACCCGTTATcatgcatttttatttatccagGATAGAACGTTCTAACACAAACTCAGCTAGTCTTTTGTCGCACATAGATGTGTCCGacgattttaatttcaatcaaaatttcgATCTCAAAGTGGGTGTAGAAGAATTAATAAGGATTAGAGGGTCAGTTTTGAGTGAATTAAGAGACATGGAACAAAAAAGACAGAAACTATTGCAGGACATGCAATCCTACACCAAAACAATAGATGAACTGAAACAGGAGATAATCCACCAACAAACTACTCTCAACAGGTTAAAGATCTCAGTAGAACAAGCCCAAGTTGCTCAAATGGAAGCCCTGCAACAGAACACACCAGATTTGGCACTGCCAAAGAAATTAACTGCTAACATTCTTCCTGAAAATCTGCCACCTTTACCAGCAGGTTTGTCGAGAAATTGCAGGATGTTTTCATGCTTTGACCACTCCAGATGTTCCCTAACATCTGGATTTCCAGTCTATTTGTATGACCCAGATCAGTACCCAGTCATGAACTATGGCTGGGATGTGGATGGGTTTCTAAAAACAACCCTGAAGCAGACTTTGGGGTACAACCCACACTTGACCACAGATCCCAAGGAGGCCTGTGTTTTTTTGGTGCTAGTTGGGGAAGCACTTAGAGACACTGATGATGTCAGTGACAATGTAGgtaaccatttaaatttgccacCTTTGGATTCAGCTGCCTTGAAAAGGCTTCCCTATTGGGGTGGAGATGGTAGGAATCATGTTTTGCTTAATCTGGCCAGGAGGGACCTAACTGCTGCATCAGGAGATATTTTCTCCAACATAGATACAG gaCGTGCCATACTAGTCCAGTCCACCTTCACGTATAAAAACTTCCGTCCCGACTTTGACCTGGTTGTGTCGCCCGTTTTGGGCCCGCCGGGCGGAGACGTATGGCAGGAATGTGCCCCCATGGTCCCGAGCAGGCGCAAGTACTTATTGACTTTCCAAGGTGAAATGAAGAGTCACGGTTCCGTTCCTACTAACGTTTACGGCCCCGACGATTCGGATATGGCCAAAGAAAATCTGGAGCTTGACAAGTTCATATTGGAACACCTGAAAGACCTAGAAAAGACGAACACGTCCGATAAGTTCTTGTTTGAGTTTGAATGTGTGTTGGCCAGCGACGACAATACGAATACTGCCCCACAGGATTGGGCTCTGTGCGGTACAGATAGTTCGAGGAGGGCGATACTGAAGGAGTCGACGTTCGTGCTGATTTTCGCCCCCGGAACCCCGGAGTTGATCACCACCACTCTCCTTGAGGCTAGGATTTATGAAGCACTGAGGGCTGCAGCCATACCCGTCATAGTTGGGGGCGACCAAGTCACTTTGGCGTACAATGAGGTCATACAGTGGAGAAGGGTGGCTATTTTCCTGCCCAGGGCCCGAATCACCGAGTTACATTTCCTTTTAAGGGCAATACCTGATGAggatgtaattttgtttaggaAGCAGGGCAGACTGGTGTGGGAAAAGTATCTGGCCTCAGTGCAAAGCACCCTAGACACTATCGTGGCTGTGCTGCGCAACAGGTTGAACATTCCGGCCATCCCGGCGGAAACCGTGGCGGCTACGAGCGTCTTCAACGAGACATTCCAGCCTATTCTGGTCTCTGTGGCGGTGGACACTGAACAGGAGGAGAGTTTGGGTCCATTGGAGTTACCCTATAACAGTCCAGCTTACAGGAGGAACTACAGTTTAATGTTGACCCAAGGACATGAGATTTGGAACGACTGGGGTGACCCTTTTAGGTTGTACGCCGCGACGCCGATGGACCCAATTCTGCCGTCGGACGCCAAATTCATGGGGTCGGGGAGAGGGTTTAGGCCCATTGGTCAAGGATCCGgag GAGCTGGAAAGGAATTCTCGGAAGCTTTAGGAGGAAACAACCCCCGCGAACAGTTCACAGTTCTGTTGCTGACCTACGAGCGTGAACAAGTCCTGATCGACTCCATAGCCCGTTTGCGAGGCCTCCCTTACTTAAACTCCGTGGTGGTTGTGTGGAACTCACCACGTCCCCCGAGTCCAGAGCTCAGATGGCCCGATATCGGAGCGCCGGTTCACATAGTAAAGGCGGCccgaaattcattaaataacagGTTTTTGcctttagatattttgaatACGGAGGCTATTTTATCTGTGGACGACGACGCCCACTTACGCCACGACGAGATTCTGTTCGGGTTTAGGGTGTGGCGCGAGCACAGGAGCAGGATTGTGGGGTTCCCCGGGAGGTATCACGCCTGGGACGTCAACACCAAAAACTCCTGGTTGTACAACTCCAACTACAGCTGTGAGCTCAGCATGGTACTTACTGGAGCAGCCTTCTTACATAG GCATTATTTGCACCTGTATTGGAAATATTTGCCCCAGGCAATTAGAGATAAAGTGGATGAGTATATGAACTGTGAAGATATAGCCATGAATTTCCTTGTTAGCCACATTACAAGACAACCTCCAGTAAAAGTAACATCTAGATGGACTTTCAGATGTCCAGGATGTCCACAAAGTTTATCAGAAGACGACACACACTTCCAAGAAAGACACAAATGCATTAACTTCTTCTCACAA GTTTTTGGATACACACCGttattaaatactcaatttcgGGCAGACTCAATACTATTTAAAACTCGAATACCGCATGACAAGcagaaatgtttcaaatttatttga